A single genomic interval of Pyrus communis chromosome 5, drPyrComm1.1, whole genome shotgun sequence harbors:
- the LOC137735397 gene encoding cyclin-U4-1, which translates to MAELENPTVMTKIITFLSSLVQRVAESNDLNSHFQPQKISVFHGLTRPTISIQSYLERIFKYADCSPSCLIVAYVYLDRFSQRQPSLPINSFNVHRLLITSVMVAAKFMDDMYYNNAYYAKVGGISTIEMNFLEVDFLFGLSFDLNVTPSTFTTHCSYLQREMLLLQPPLDSADSSLSLGKSLKLHLCFDEDETSHQQQQQQQLAV; encoded by the exons atggcagagctAGAGAACCCAACAGTGATGACAAAGATCATAACTTTCCTCTCTTCTCTGGTTCAAAGAGTGGCGGAATCGAACGACCTCAACAGTCATTTCCAACCCCAGAAAATCTCAGTCTTCCATGGTCTAACTAGACCCACCATTTCCATACAGAGTTACCTAGAGAGGATTTTCAAGTATGCTGATTGCAGCCCATCTTGCTTAATCGTTGCATATGTTTATCTGGATCGATTTTCGCAGAGGCAACCCTCGTTGCCAATCAACTCATTCAACGTTCACCGGTTGCTGATTACAAGTGtcatggtggctgcaaagttcATGGATGACAT GTACTACAACAATGCATACTATGCAAAAGTTGGAGGAATAAGCACAATAGAGATGAATTTTCTTGAAGTGGATTTCCTATTTGGTTTGAGCTTCGACTTAAACGTGACCCCCTCAACCTTCACCACCCACTGTTCGTATCTCCAGAGGGAGATGCTTCTATTGCAACCACCTCTAGATTCTGCAGATTCTTCTCTTAGTTTAGGCAAATCACTAAAGCTCCACTTGTGCTTTGATGAGGATGAAACCTCCCAtcagcagcaacaacagcagcagctAGCTGTTTGA
- the LOC137733260 gene encoding PRA1 family protein F4-like, producing MADYGTMKRPSTISTPTPTDDPHKPKDSTGKMSKDFKLFCFFNIPATPEAAAVRITRNFGYFGSYYTLLIWTVLSITLVPQRQMSLIFLVIMTAVGCSYLALLRVVPDSLLLHKTVEGRLVLVLLAIGTMIELILTYAAEHLFVTLACTVPIILVHAVFRVRDDGFVKEEDCGFGEYVPPTTTEEPKLADSV from the coding sequence ATGGCTGACTACGGCACCATGAAAAGGCCGTCCACCATCTCCACACCAACACCTACTGATGATCCCCATAAACCGAAAGATTCAACCGGAAAAATGAGCAAGGACTTCAAGCTCTTCTGCTTCTTCAACATCCCGGCGACCCCAGAAGCCGCCGCGGTTCGCATCACCCGTAACTTTGGTTATTTCGGATCGTACTACACACTCTTGATATGGACCGTACTCTCCATAACCCTAGTGCCTCAGCGCCAGATGTCTCTAATTTTCTTGGTGATAATGACTGCAGTGGGATGCTCGTACCTTGCGCTGTTGAGGGTAGTGCCTGATTCTCTGCTGCTGCACAAGACCGTCGAAGGGCGGTTGGTGCTGGTTTTGTTGGCCATTGGGACGATGATTGAGCTCATACTTACGTATGCAGCCGAACATCTGTTTGTGACTTTAGCTTGTACGGTGCCAATTATTTTGGTTCATGCAGTTTTTAGGGTTAGAGATGATGGTTTTGTTAAGGAAGAGGATTGTGGTTTTGGTGAATATGTTCCCCCCACAACAACCGAAGAACCCAAGTTGGCGGATTCAGTTTGA
- the LOC137734216 gene encoding endoglucanase 4-like encodes MDLVGGYYDAGDNVKFNFPMAFTTTMLSWSVLEFGQSMGPELPFALEAIRWGTDYLLKSTNVPDSVVGVVGDPNSDHTCWERPEDMDTPRTSYVVTKEKPGSEVSAEIAAALAASSMVFKDSDRFYSALLLNRSIQVFEFADKYRGSYNDSIGEGACPFYCDFSGYMDELLWGAAWLYKVTKAPYYWDYVLANIHYLESTVIRKDNGGPYLTGSVTEFGWDSKHSGINILVSRWAMTDPNISSPFIRKADELVCSILPESPAPKSVTFSPGGLLFKPGGSNLQHSTSLSFLLLVYAGYMKAANKVVICGNNVIITPDRLVNFTKGQVDYILGSNPLEMSYMVGFGQKFPQKIHHRGSVIPSMDKHPQHMQCHEGDLYFKSTDPNPNLLIGAVVGGPAENDTFQDSRYNVPQSEPTTYINAPFVGVLAYFKV; translated from the exons ATGGATCTTGTAGGAGGTTACTATGATGCCGGTGACAATGTGAAGTTCAACTTTCCCATGGCATTCACTACAACAATGTTGTCATGGAGCGTTCTAGAGTTTGGACAATCAATGGGCCCGGAGCTTCCATTTGCTTTGGAAGCTATAAGATGGGGGACAGATTATTTGCTTAAATCCACAAATGTACCTGATTCTGTTGTTGGCGTTGTTGGTGACCCCAATAGCGACCACACTTGTTGGGAAAGACCTGAAGACATGGACACCCCTCGAACCTCTTATGTAGTAACTAAAGAAAAGCCAGGCTCAGAGGTTTCAGCTGAGATTGCAGCTGCACTCGCAGCTTCTTCCATGGTGTTTAAAGATTCGGACAGATTCTActcggctttgcttcttaaCCGGTCTATTCAG GTGTTTGAATTCGCGGATAAGTATAGGGGGTCTTACAATGACAGTATTGGTGAAGGAGCATGCCCATTTTACTGCGACTTCAGTGGCTACATG GATGAACTGCTCTGGGGAGCTGCGTGGTTATACAAGGTAACCAAGGCACCATATTACTGGGACTATGTCCTAGCTAACATACACTACTTGGAGTCCACTGTAATAAGAAAGGATAATGGCGGTCCGTACTTAACTGGTTCTGTCACTGAATTTGGATGGGATTCAAAACATTCTGGCATCAACATACTTGTTTCTCGG TGGGCGATGACTGATCCCAACATTTCTAGTCCCTTTATTCGCAAGGCGGACGAGTTAGTATGCTCTATTTTGCCTGAATCACCTGCTCCAAAATCAGTCACATTTTCACCAG gtGGGCTATTGTTCAAACCTGGAGGAAGTAACCTGCAACATTCAACATCCTTATCATTTCTTCTTTTAGTTTATGCTGGCTACATGAAAGCTGCCAACAAAGTTGTGATCTGTGGCAACAATGTTATTATCACTCCAGATAGGCTGGTGAATTTCACCAAAGGACAG GTTGATTATATACTAGGAAGCAACCCATTGGAGATGTCATACATGGTTGGATTTGGGCAAAAGTTCCCTCAGAAAATACATCACCGGGGATCAGTGATACCTTCCATGGATAAGCACCCACAACACATGCAGTGCCATGAAGGAGACTTGTATTTCAAAAGCACCGatccaaaccctaatttattaATAGGTGCAGTTGTGGGAGGGCCTGCTGAGAATGATACATTTCAAGACTCTCGATATAATGTTCCACAATCGGAGCCAACCACATATATCAATGCACCTTTTGTGGGTGTATTGGCTTACTTCAAAGTTTGA
- the LOC137734719 gene encoding pentatricopeptide repeat-containing protein At1g02150: protein MLHHTSVHHHHNAILSSSLSYSRPLPCKIPTRTLPGSINFLKLPAIFCSISQVHNYGTVDYERRPMVKWNAIYRKISLTEDPEVRSADVLNQWEKEGRKLTKWELCRVVKELRKYKRYDRALEVYDWMSNRGERFRISTSDAAIQLDLFAKVRGVASAENYFLSLPDTLKDRRIYGALLNAYVWATMKEKAEALLDKMRTKGHALQSLPFNVMMTLYMNLKDYAKVDSIISEMIEKNIQLDIYSYNIWLSSRGSQGSAERMEEVFEKMKVDRTINPNWTTFSTMATMYIKMGKLDKAEACLRKVESRITGRDRIPYHYLLSLYGSVGKKEEAYRVWNVYKAIFPSIPNLGYHAIMSSLLRLGDVEGAEKLYEEWLAVKSTYDPRIANLFIVFYIKEGDFDSAQSFYDHMVDVGGKPNSSTWESLAEGHMEEKRISEALSCWKEAFSAEGSKSWRPKPVNVSAFLELCEQESDSVSKEVLMGLLRQSGQLKNKLYASFLGLTDDVNDKTIVNEDDDEKADDGSEFLLNQLQDTTP from the exons ATGCTTCACCACACTTCcgtccaccaccaccacaacgcCATCCTCTCCTCCTCCCTCTCCTACTCCCGCCCCCTCCCATGCAAAATCCCAACTCGGACCCTGCCCGGTTCCATAAATTTTCTAAAACTCCCCGCCATCTTCTGCTCCATATCCCAAGTCCACAACTATGGCACCGTGGACTACGAGCGGAGGCCCATGGTCAAATGGAACGCCATTTACCGGAAAATATCGCTCACGGAGGACCCCGAAGTGCGGTCTGCTGACGTGTTGAACCAGTGGGAGAAGGAGGGCAGGAAGCTCACCAAGTGGGAGCTTTGTAGAGTGGTCAAGGAATTGCGGAAGTACAAGCGCTATGACAGAGCTCTTGAG GTGTATGATTGGATGAGCAACAGAGGAGAGAGGTTTAGAATATCCACTAGCGATGCTGCAATTCAACTAGATTTATTTGCTAAAGTTCGGGGAGTTGCTAGCGCTGAAAATTACTTCCTGAGCCTGCCAGATACATTAAAGGACAGGAGAATATATGGGGCTCTACTCAATGCCTATGTTTGGGCTACAATGAAAGAGAAGGCAGAAGCATTACTGGATAAAATGAGAACTAAAGGTCATGCATTGCAATCTCTTCCATTTAATGTGATGATGACACTCTATATGAATCTAAAAGACTATGCTAAAGTTGATTCGATTATTTCTGAAATGATAGAGAAAAACATCCAGCTAGATATATACTCCTACAATATCTGGTTATCGTCTCGTGGATCCCAAGGATCTGCAGAACGGATGGAAGAGGTTTTTGAAAAGATGAAAGTGGACAGAACCATTAATCCCAACTGGACCACATTCAGCACAATGGCTACAATGTACATCAAGATGGGGAAGCTTGACAAAGCCGAAGCTTGCCTGAGGAAGGTTGAGAGTAGAATCACAGGTCGGGATCGGATACCTTATCATTATCTTTTAAGTCTTTACGGCAGTGTTGGCAAGAAAGAGGAGGCTTATCGGGTGTGGAATGTATACAAAGCAATTTTTCCCAGTATTCCGAATTTGGGTTACCATGCTATAATGTCTTCTCTGCTCAGATTAGGTGATGTTGAAGGGGCTGAGAAGCTTTATGAGGAATGGCTGGCGGTTAAGTCAACATACGACCCTAGAATTGCAAATCTttttatagtgttttatattaaagAAGGGGATTTTGATTCTGCCCAAAGTTTCTATGACCACATGGTTGATGTAGGAGGAAAACCCAACTCGAGTACATGGGAGTCCCTCGCTGAAGGGCATATGGAAGAGAAGAGAATTTCTGAGGCATTATCCTGCTGGAAAGAAGCTTTTTCTGCTGAGGGATCAAAGAGTTGGCGGCCAAAGCCGGTAAATGTTTCTGCCTTCCTCGAACTTTGTGAGCAAGAATCTGATTCGGTAAGCAAAGAGGTTTTGATGGGACTTTTGAGGCAGTCAGGACAGCTAAAAAATAAGTTGTATGCATCATTTCTTGGCTTAACTGATGATGTTAATGATAAAACTATTGTtaatgaggatgatgatgagAAAGCAGATGACGGGTCAGAATTTCTTTTGAACCAATTGCAGGACACTACCCCGTGA
- the LOC137734217 gene encoding uncharacterized protein, translating into MGPQRKMGIYIGYDSPSIIRYLKPLTRDLFTAHFTDCHFDEAVFLSLRGDKITNVPVEHHELSWITPTMSYLDPRTPQSETEVQRILDIQSIAQSMPYPFTDLAKVTRLYIPAANTPARMDVFNVRRNTAVEGWTVPKGGAAAPPTQQGTLAANQSPAPTLKRGRPPGSKDSQPEKGKRHKLVTLV; encoded by the coding sequence atgggtcctcagagaaaaatgggaatctatatcggttatgattcgccatcaattatTCGTTACTTAAAACCTTTGACAAgagatctctttaccgcacATTTTACGGATTGTCACTTCGATGAGGCAGTTTTCTTGTcgttaaggggagataagaTCACTAACGTTCCTGTGGAACACCACGAATTGTCATGGATTACTCCCACTATGTCttatttagatccccgcacacctcagtctgaaactgaagtgcaacGTATTCTAGATATTCAGAGCATCGCTCAAAGCATGCCATATCCTTTTACTGATCTAGCAAAAGTGACGAGATTATATATACCCGCTGCAAACACACCTGCAAGGATGGACGTATTTAACGTACGCCGTAACACCGCCGTGGAAGGCTGGACCGTCCCCAAGGGTGGGGCGGCTGCACCTCCTACACAGCAAGGTACACTGGCGGCTAACCAATCACCTGCTCCTACCCTGAAGCGTGGTAGGCCccctggttcaaaggattcacaacccgaAAAAGGAAAACGGCACAAACTAGTGACCTTAGTTTGA